A segment of the Nitrospinota bacterium genome:
CGGCCCGCGGAAGAGCGGACGAAACGCTTCTCGCCAGACTCCTCAAGCATCCATATTTCTGGGATTCTCCGAATAAGAGCACCGGACGAGAGACATTCGGCCGCGCCTATGCCATGCGATTGCTGAGAAGCGCCCGCCGGCGCGGCGGCGATCCCGAAGACGCCCTGGCCACCGCCACCGCGCTGACGGCTCAATCTATCGCCGATCAACTGGAGCGCTTCGTCTTCGGACAAGGCACGTATAGGGAGCTCTATCTGTCGGGCGGGGGAGCTAAAAACCGAACCCTGGTGAGAATGATTCAAGAGGCTCTTCCGGCCCTCGCGGTCCAGCCCGTCGACGCCCTCGGCATCTCCGCCGACGCCCTCGAGGCGGTCATTTTCGCTCTGCTAGCAGCAGAGACCATTGACGGTAGAGCCGTCTGGCTGCCCCACGCCACGGGCTCCCGGCACCCGGTCCTGCTTGGGACCATCGTCCCGGGCCGGGCGGGGTGACGCCCCCTCGTCCCTCCCCTACCTATAGAAAAAGTTAGAAAGCCCTCGGGGCAGGTGGGCGAAGATGGACTGATCGTCGAATTTGAGGTGGAGGTCCCGCGCCGAAGAGCGTCTGATGCGCTCCATTAGTTCTGTAAACTCGGCGTTTTCCGTCTCAAACGGGTCGT
Coding sequences within it:
- a CDS encoding anhydro-N-acetylmuramic acid kinase, giving the protein GRLILNLGGIANISALPPGPRGKSPSDVLAFDTGPGNMVLDALMEELSRGRETFDRSGRAAARGRADETLLARLLKHPYFWDSPNKSTGRETFGRAYAMRLLRSARRRGGDPEDALATATALTAQSIADQLERFVFGQGTYRELYLSGGGAKNRTLVRMIQEALPALAVQPVDALGISADALEAVIFALLAAETIDGRAVWLPHATGSRHPVLLGTIVPGRAG